In a single window of the Delftia tsuruhatensis genome:
- a CDS encoding CaiB/BaiF CoA transferase family protein — MSHDTTSATPSPHAAPLPYAGIRVVEFTHMVMGPSCGMMLADLGAEVIKVEPVGHGRDGDATRKLLGSGSGFFPLFNRNKKSLTLDLQTEEGKEAALRLIATADVVCENFKPGTMHKLGLDYDSLKERFPRLIYVSHKGFLPGPYEHRTALDEVVQMMGGLAYMTGRPGDPLRAGASVNDIMGGMFGAMGAMAALAQREKTGLGQEVQSALFENNIFLVAQHMMQFAVTGKPAAPMPARISAWAIYDVFEVRDGEQIFLAVVSDGAWRVFCDAFGLGELRDDPRLGSNNDRVLARSWLMPLLRDRMAPHSATHIAEVFEKNGLPFAPIARPQDLLEDPHLNATGALAPITLPDGRETKTVLLPFTLDGRRMDVRLSPPRLGEHSLEILSALGYSAEQARALAQGESTASHATASH; from the coding sequence ATGAGCCACGACACCACCTCCGCCACACCCTCTCCCCATGCCGCACCGCTGCCCTACGCGGGCATCCGCGTGGTCGAGTTCACCCACATGGTCATGGGCCCGTCCTGCGGCATGATGCTGGCCGACCTCGGGGCCGAGGTCATCAAGGTCGAGCCCGTGGGGCACGGCCGCGACGGCGATGCCACGCGCAAGCTGCTGGGCTCGGGCTCGGGCTTCTTTCCCCTGTTCAACCGCAACAAGAAGAGCCTGACGCTGGACCTGCAGACCGAGGAAGGCAAGGAGGCCGCGCTGCGCCTGATCGCCACGGCCGACGTGGTCTGCGAGAACTTCAAGCCCGGCACCATGCACAAGCTGGGCCTGGACTACGACAGCCTCAAGGAACGCTTTCCCCGCCTGATCTACGTAAGCCACAAGGGCTTCCTGCCCGGCCCCTACGAGCACCGCACGGCGCTGGACGAGGTGGTGCAGATGATGGGCGGCCTGGCCTACATGACGGGCCGCCCCGGCGACCCGCTGCGCGCAGGCGCCAGCGTCAACGACATCATGGGCGGCATGTTCGGCGCCATGGGTGCCATGGCGGCCCTGGCCCAGCGCGAGAAGACCGGCCTGGGCCAGGAGGTGCAAAGCGCGCTGTTCGAGAACAACATCTTCCTGGTGGCCCAGCACATGATGCAGTTCGCCGTGACGGGCAAGCCCGCCGCGCCCATGCCCGCGCGCATCTCGGCCTGGGCCATCTACGACGTGTTCGAGGTGCGGGACGGCGAGCAGATCTTCCTGGCCGTGGTCAGCGACGGCGCCTGGCGCGTGTTCTGCGACGCCTTCGGCCTGGGCGAGCTGCGCGACGACCCGCGCCTGGGAAGCAACAATGACCGCGTGCTGGCGCGCAGCTGGCTGATGCCGCTGCTGCGGGACAGAATGGCGCCGCACAGTGCGACCCACATCGCCGAAGTGTTCGAGAAGAATGGCCTGCCCTTCGCGCCCATCGCACGCCCGCAGGACCTGCTCGAAGACCCGCACCTGAACGCCACCGGCGCGCTGGCGCCCATCACCCTGCCCGATGGCCGCGAGACCAAGACCGTGCTGCTGCCCTTCACGCTGGATGGCAGGCGCATGGACGTCCGCCTGTCGCCGCCGCGCCTGGGAGAGCACAGCCTGGAGATCCTCTCGGCACTGGGCTACAGCGCCGAGCAGGCCCGGGCCCTGGCCCAGGGCGAATCCACCGCCAGCCATGCCACGGCATCGCATTGA
- a CDS encoding Bug family tripartite tricarboxylate transporter substrate binding protein, with protein MQSHPSHPPATSRRLFLLYAAALWLPMAAQAQPDHWPARAVRMVVPYTPGGGTDAVARQISERVGTLNQWTVVVDNKPGAGGNIGLDAVAKSAPDGYTFGMGQTANLAINPALLPSMPFNPRTDLIPVALVAAQPTVLVVPQDSPWRSVQDLVKAAKADPGGIRQGLASTGTVGHLAGEMLAFKAGIQVLNVPYKGAAPAITDLLGRQTHYMFGTPQAVLPLLKGGKLRALAVTSARRLPILPDVPTVAESGHAGFEAVDWKLIVAPKGTPAAIVQKMNTAVNAALQQPAVQQQLQAEGSTALGGSIQDAAAYLQKEQAGWAALIRDARIRLE; from the coding sequence ATGCAAAGTCACCCATCCCACCCGCCTGCCACGTCCCGCCGCCTGTTCCTGCTGTACGCCGCCGCCCTGTGGCTGCCGATGGCGGCGCAGGCGCAGCCCGACCACTGGCCCGCACGCGCCGTGCGCATGGTCGTGCCCTACACGCCGGGCGGAGGCACCGACGCCGTCGCGCGCCAGATCAGTGAGCGCGTGGGCACGCTGAACCAGTGGACCGTGGTGGTGGACAACAAGCCCGGCGCGGGCGGCAACATCGGCCTGGATGCCGTGGCCAAGTCCGCCCCCGATGGATACACCTTCGGCATGGGACAGACCGCCAACCTGGCCATCAATCCCGCCCTGCTGCCCAGCATGCCGTTCAACCCTCGCACGGACCTGATCCCGGTGGCCCTGGTCGCCGCCCAGCCCACGGTGCTGGTCGTTCCGCAGGACTCACCCTGGAGATCGGTACAGGACCTGGTCAAGGCCGCCAAGGCCGACCCGGGCGGCATCCGCCAGGGCCTGGCATCGACGGGCACGGTGGGCCACCTGGCGGGCGAGATGCTGGCCTTCAAGGCCGGCATACAGGTGCTCAACGTTCCCTACAAGGGAGCGGCCCCAGCCATCACCGATCTGCTGGGCCGGCAGACGCACTACATGTTCGGCACACCCCAGGCCGTGCTGCCGCTGCTCAAGGGCGGCAAGCTGCGCGCGCTGGCCGTGACTTCGGCCAGGCGCCTGCCCATCCTGCCCGACGTGCCCACCGTGGCCGAATCGGGCCATGCGGGCTTCGAGGCCGTGGACTGGAAGCTCATCGTCGCGCCCAAGGGCACGCCGGCGGCCATCGTGCAGAAGATGAACACCGCCGTGAACGCGGCGCTGCAACAGCCTGCGGTACAGCAGCAATTGCAGGCCGAAGGCAGCACGGCCCTGGGCGGCAGCATCCAGGACGCAGCCGCCTACCTGCAAAAGGAACAGGCCGGCTGGGCCGCGCTGATCCGCGATGCCAGGATCCGGCTGGAGTGA
- a CDS encoding arginine/lysine/ornithine decarboxylase, translated as MKFRFPIVIIDEDYRSENTSGLGIRALAQAIQEEGFEVLGVTSYGDLSQFAQQQSRASAFILSIDDEEFSLVEGETDPVVHSLRSFIGEVRRKNADVPIYIYGETKTSRHLPNDILRELHGFIHMFEDTPEFVAKHIIREAKSYLEGVQPPFFKALLDYAEDGSYSWHCPGHSGGVAFLKSPVGQMYHQFYGENMLRADVCNAVEELGQLLDHNGAIGESERNAARIFNADHCYFVTNGTSTSNKIVWHHAVAPGDVVVVDRNCHKSILHSIIMTGAIPVFLKPTRNHFGIIGPIPQSEFSIESIQAKIAANPLLEGVDAKTVKPRVLTLTQSTYDGVLYNTETIKGMLDGYVANLHFDEAWLPHAAFHPFYGSYHAMGKKRARPKESVVYATQSIHKLLAGISQASHVLVQDSQTQKLDHHLFNEAYLMHTSTSPQYSIIASCDVAAAMMEPPGGTALVEESILEALDFRRAMRKVEDEFGDDDWWFEVWGPEKLAEEGVGSARDWIIRGHDAAPKRSKAKNGKEFDNWHGFGELADGFNMLDPIKSTIVTPGLDLDGDFSDTGIPASIVTKYLAEHGVVVEKTGLYSFFIMFTIGITKGRWNTMLTALQQFKDDYDRNQPLARILPEFCQQHRRYERMGLRDLCQHVHELYAKYDIARLTTEMYLSDLKPAMKPSDAYAHIAQRKTERVEIDHLEGRITVGLVTPYPPGIPLLIPGEVFNRKIVDYLLFAREFAKECPGFETDIHGLVELEDASGNVRYYADCVRQEAPARKSAAGGKSGAAQPAAKASVAKPAAKKATKPAVKAAARRPAPARKAGSAPEVGTAAKPARGRKMVQVGDDGPFGRNV; from the coding sequence ATGAAGTTTCGCTTTCCCATCGTCATCATCGACGAGGACTACCGTTCCGAGAACACCTCGGGCCTGGGCATCCGCGCCCTGGCCCAGGCCATCCAGGAAGAAGGTTTCGAGGTGCTGGGCGTGACCAGCTACGGCGACCTGTCGCAGTTCGCGCAGCAGCAAAGCCGGGCCAGCGCCTTCATCCTGTCGATCGATGACGAGGAGTTCTCGCTGGTCGAGGGCGAAACCGATCCCGTGGTCCACAGCCTGCGCAGCTTCATCGGCGAGGTGCGTCGCAAGAACGCCGATGTGCCGATCTACATCTACGGCGAGACCAAGACCAGCCGCCACCTGCCCAACGATATCCTGCGCGAACTGCACGGCTTCATACACATGTTCGAGGACACGCCGGAGTTCGTGGCCAAGCACATCATCCGCGAGGCCAAGAGCTACCTGGAAGGCGTGCAGCCTCCGTTCTTCAAGGCGCTGCTGGACTATGCGGAAGACGGCTCCTACAGCTGGCACTGCCCCGGCCACTCGGGCGGCGTGGCGTTCCTCAAGAGTCCCGTGGGCCAGATGTACCACCAGTTCTATGGCGAGAACATGCTGCGCGCCGACGTGTGCAACGCGGTGGAGGAACTCGGCCAATTGCTGGACCACAACGGCGCCATCGGCGAGAGCGAGCGCAATGCCGCGCGCATCTTCAACGCCGACCACTGCTACTTCGTGACCAACGGCACCTCCACCTCGAACAAGATCGTCTGGCACCATGCCGTGGCGCCCGGCGATGTGGTGGTGGTGGACCGCAACTGCCACAAGTCCATCCTGCACTCCATCATCATGACGGGTGCGATTCCGGTGTTCCTCAAGCCCACGCGCAACCACTTCGGCATCATCGGCCCCATTCCGCAGAGCGAATTCTCGATCGAGTCCATCCAGGCCAAGATCGCGGCCAACCCGCTGCTCGAGGGCGTGGACGCCAAGACCGTCAAGCCGCGCGTCCTGACGCTGACGCAGTCCACCTACGACGGCGTGCTCTACAACACCGAGACCATCAAGGGCATGCTGGATGGCTATGTGGCCAACCTGCATTTCGACGAAGCCTGGCTGCCGCATGCCGCCTTCCACCCGTTCTATGGCAGCTACCACGCCATGGGCAAGAAGCGCGCGCGCCCCAAGGAGTCCGTGGTCTATGCCACGCAGTCCATCCACAAGCTGCTGGCCGGCATCAGCCAGGCCTCGCATGTGCTGGTGCAGGACAGCCAGACCCAGAAGCTGGACCACCACCTGTTCAACGAGGCGTACCTGATGCACACCTCGACCAGCCCGCAGTACAGCATCATCGCCAGCTGCGACGTGGCCGCCGCGATGATGGAGCCGCCCGGAGGCACGGCCCTGGTGGAGGAGTCCATCCTCGAAGCGCTGGATTTCCGCCGCGCCATGCGCAAGGTGGAAGACGAGTTCGGCGACGACGACTGGTGGTTCGAGGTCTGGGGCCCCGAAAAGCTCGCCGAGGAAGGCGTGGGCTCGGCCCGGGACTGGATCATCCGCGGCCATGATGCTGCGCCCAAGCGCTCCAAGGCCAAGAACGGCAAGGAGTTCGACAACTGGCACGGCTTCGGCGAGCTGGCCGACGGCTTCAACATGCTGGACCCGATCAAGTCCACCATCGTGACGCCGGGCCTGGATCTGGACGGTGATTTTTCCGATACCGGCATACCCGCCTCCATCGTCACCAAGTACCTGGCCGAGCACGGCGTGGTGGTCGAGAAGACCGGCCTGTATTCGTTCTTCATCATGTTCACCATCGGCATCACCAAGGGCCGCTGGAACACCATGCTGACGGCGCTGCAGCAGTTCAAGGACGACTACGACCGCAACCAGCCGCTGGCGCGCATCCTGCCCGAGTTCTGCCAGCAGCACCGCCGCTACGAGCGCATGGGCCTGCGCGACCTGTGCCAGCACGTGCACGAGCTGTACGCCAAGTACGACATCGCCCGCCTGACGACCGAGATGTACCTCTCGGACCTCAAGCCCGCCATGAAGCCCAGCGACGCCTACGCCCACATCGCCCAGCGCAAGACCGAGCGCGTGGAGATCGATCACCTCGAAGGCCGCATCACCGTGGGCCTGGTCACGCCGTACCCGCCCGGCATCCCGCTGCTGATTCCTGGCGAAGTGTTCAACCGCAAGATCGTGGACTACCTGCTGTTCGCGCGCGAGTTTGCCAAGGAATGCCCGGGTTTCGAGACCGACATCCACGGCCTGGTGGAGCTGGAAGACGCCAGCGGCAACGTGCGCTACTACGCGGACTGCGTGCGGCAGGAGGCACCGGCCCGCAAGAGCGCAGCCGGCGGCAAGTCGGGCGCCGCACAGCCGGCAGCCAAGGCGTCCGTGGCCAAGCCTGCCGCGAAGAAGGCGACAAAGCCGGCAGTGAAGGCCGCGGCCAGGCGTCCCGCGCCGGCCCGCAAGGCCGGGTCTGCGCCAGAGGTGGGTACGGCCGCCAAGCCTGCCCGTGGCCGCAAGATGGTGCAGGTGGGGGACGATGGCCCGTTCGGCCGCAACGTCTGA
- a CDS encoding NfeD family protein, with the protein MEYSTIWWLVAGALVIAELLTGSFYLLMLALGAIVGALCAHAGLAPIAQLVTAAVLGSAFVLACYLVRRRLPSRQPASSNRDVNLDVGESVMVEQWNTDGTAQVRYRGAQWTVISRPGNLPSAGMHRVAEVVGNRLLVDKL; encoded by the coding sequence ATGGAATATTCCACCATCTGGTGGCTCGTCGCCGGTGCATTGGTGATCGCCGAACTGCTGACCGGCAGCTTCTACCTGCTGATGCTGGCGCTGGGCGCCATCGTCGGTGCGCTGTGCGCGCATGCGGGCCTGGCCCCCATCGCCCAGCTCGTCACCGCGGCCGTGCTCGGCAGCGCCTTCGTGCTGGCCTGCTACCTCGTGCGCAGGCGCCTGCCCAGCCGCCAGCCGGCATCGAGCAACCGCGACGTCAACCTCGACGTCGGCGAGTCCGTCATGGTCGAGCAGTGGAACACCGACGGCACGGCCCAGGTCCGCTACCGTGGCGCACAATGGACCGTGATCAGCCGCCCCGGCAACCTGCCCTCGGCAGGCATGCACCGCGTGGCCGAAGTCGTCGGCAACCGCCTGCTCGTGGACAAGCTCTGA